One window from the genome of Nicotiana tomentosiformis chromosome 5, ASM39032v3, whole genome shotgun sequence encodes:
- the LOC104101860 gene encoding uncharacterized protein — MASKIQQLQSKACQASQFLTKHGTTYYKQLLEQNKQYIVEPPTIEKCNELSKQLFHTRLASIPGRYESFQKELDSVKHMWQNRKDLKVEDAGIAVLFGLECFAWYCAGEIVGRGFTFTGYCV; from the exons ATGGCATCCAAGATTCAGCAACTACAATCTAAGGCATGCCAAGCTTCACAGTTCCTCACCAAGCATGGTACTACCTACTACAAACAGTTGCTGGAGCAGAACAAACAGTATATTGTTGAGCCACCCACCATTGAGAAGTGCAATGAATTGTCAAAGCAGTTGTTCCATACTCGTCTTGCCAG CATCCCTGGACGTTATGAGTCATTCCAGAAGGAACTTGATTCTGTGAAGCACATGTGGCAGAATAGAAAGGATTTGAAGGTTGAAGATGCCGGTATTGCTGTTTTGTTTGGCTTGGAGTGCTTTGCATGGTATTGTGCTGGTGAGATAGTAGGAAGAGGATTTACATTCACCGGTTACTGCGTCTGA